The Natrinema salaciae genome contains a region encoding:
- a CDS encoding dCTP deaminase/dUTPase family protein: protein MSADHPLADSVDNLVYEPIQISDHGIDLTVSAVYEVAAPGRLDFGGDELADADLEPIPTELEHPHDEFGWWHLDGGQYVIQHNEFLTDLAEPAQLQPRNELLARGGSHPSMQVRDHLPLIPLTVADGGLKIKENARVSSLVPIGTGSVPSE from the coding sequence ATGTCCGCCGACCATCCCCTCGCCGATTCCGTCGACAACCTGGTGTACGAACCGATACAGATCTCCGACCACGGGATCGATCTGACGGTCAGCGCCGTCTACGAGGTGGCCGCCCCCGGCCGTCTCGACTTCGGCGGCGACGAACTCGCGGACGCCGACCTCGAGCCGATCCCGACGGAACTCGAGCATCCGCACGACGAGTTCGGCTGGTGGCACCTCGACGGCGGCCAGTACGTGATCCAGCACAACGAGTTCCTCACCGACCTCGCGGAACCGGCACAGCTCCAGCCGCGCAACGAGTTGCTGGCCCGCGGTGGCTCACATCCCTCGATGCAGGTCCGAGATCACCTGCCGTTGATCCCGCTGACGGTCGCCGATGGCGGGCTCAAAATAAAGGAGAACGCGCGAGTGTCGTCGCTCGTGCCGATCGGGACCGGGTCAGTGCCATCCGAGTAA
- a CDS encoding ABC transporter permease subunit: MTKMGTIARKDISDASRSRLLWGAVSLMVLVLVLAWNDSGALLERAENNPILYAINPFGMFVPFVAIVLGYKSIVGERTSGRIRILLGLPGRRRDVVFGKYLGRMVVFLVIMSVTVVTLIALSFVRLENVNPYELVGAAALLFLYGFAWTGMTVGISSSVSSETRAVAAIVGLFVLFLALWEATVLPIFALLFTGSASTQGLDHIVTADGPTWYLYATRLNPVHVFDGSRYNMAELVENAANGTVASVHGPDLFGFAMLLAWAIIPIAIGYWRFERAELS; this comes from the coding sequence ATGACCAAGATGGGAACCATCGCGCGCAAGGATATCTCCGACGCCAGTCGATCCCGGCTCCTGTGGGGTGCCGTCTCCCTCATGGTGCTCGTGCTCGTGCTCGCGTGGAACGACTCGGGAGCGTTGCTCGAGCGAGCGGAGAACAACCCGATACTGTATGCGATCAATCCGTTCGGGATGTTCGTTCCGTTCGTCGCGATCGTTCTCGGCTACAAGTCGATCGTCGGCGAGCGCACGTCGGGGCGAATACGCATTCTGCTCGGCCTTCCGGGACGGCGTCGCGACGTGGTATTCGGCAAGTACCTCGGCCGAATGGTCGTCTTTCTGGTCATCATGTCGGTCACGGTCGTCACGTTGATCGCCCTCTCGTTCGTGCGACTCGAGAACGTCAATCCGTACGAACTGGTCGGCGCGGCGGCCCTCCTGTTCCTCTACGGGTTCGCGTGGACCGGGATGACCGTCGGCATCTCGAGCAGCGTTTCGAGCGAGACTCGAGCGGTCGCCGCTATCGTCGGGTTGTTCGTCCTGTTTCTGGCGCTCTGGGAAGCGACCGTGCTTCCGATTTTCGCGCTCTTGTTCACCGGGAGCGCGAGCACGCAGGGGTTAGATCATATCGTGACTGCCGACGGGCCGACGTGGTATCTCTACGCGACCCGACTCAACCCCGTTCACGTGTTTGACGGTTCGCGATACAACATGGCGGAACTCGTCGAAAACGCTGCGAACGGAACGGTCGCCAGCGTTCACGGCCCCGACCTGTTCGGGTTTGCGATGTTGCTCGCTTGGGCAATCATCCCGATCGCGATCGGCTACTGGCGGTTCGAACGGGCCGAACTCTCATAG
- a CDS encoding ABC transporter ATP-binding protein: MAAIETHGLTKRFGEVTAVHEFDLTVEEGEVFGFLGSNGAGKSTTINMLLDFIRPTAGRASILGYDTQRDPQAIRQRIGVLPEGYQLYDRLTGRQHVEFAVEMHESDDDPDRILDRVGLATDGEKPVSGFSTGMRQRLAIGMALVGDPSVLILDEPSSGLDPNGARELRRIVREESDSGTAVFFSSHILGQVESVCDRIGIIDDGELRKVGTVDELNESVGAESLLVLSVDAVPADPGLIDLDGVTGVERGNGTLRISCSDPSMKATIIDRVEDAGATVTDIDVENRSLEDLFSEYTAEGEYA; the protein is encoded by the coding sequence ATGGCTGCGATCGAAACGCACGGATTGACGAAACGGTTCGGAGAGGTCACGGCCGTCCACGAATTCGATCTCACCGTCGAGGAGGGTGAGGTCTTCGGGTTCCTGGGATCGAACGGCGCCGGAAAGTCGACCACGATCAATATGCTCCTCGATTTCATCCGTCCGACGGCCGGGCGGGCCTCGATCCTCGGGTACGACACGCAACGAGATCCGCAGGCGATCCGACAGCGAATCGGCGTCCTCCCGGAAGGCTATCAGCTCTACGACAGGCTCACCGGGCGACAACACGTCGAGTTCGCCGTCGAGATGCACGAAAGCGACGACGATCCCGATCGTATCCTCGACCGGGTCGGACTCGCTACCGACGGCGAGAAACCGGTCTCGGGCTTCTCGACGGGGATGCGTCAGCGGCTCGCGATCGGGATGGCGCTGGTCGGTGACCCGTCCGTGCTCATCCTCGACGAACCGTCCTCCGGGCTCGATCCCAACGGTGCACGGGAGCTTCGACGGATCGTTCGCGAGGAGTCCGACAGTGGAACCGCCGTCTTCTTCTCGAGTCACATTCTCGGGCAGGTCGAGTCGGTCTGCGACCGTATCGGGATCATCGACGACGGCGAACTCCGCAAGGTGGGGACGGTCGACGAGTTGAACGAGTCCGTCGGCGCGGAGTCGCTGCTCGTTCTGTCGGTCGATGCGGTCCCCGCGGATCCCGGACTGATCGATCTCGACGGCGTCACCGGCGTCGAACGCGGCAACGGAACGCTCCGGATCTCCTGCTCGGACCCGAGCATGAAGGCCACGATTATCGATCGCGTCGAGGACGCCGGAGCCACAGTCACCGACATCGACGTCGAGAACCGATCGCTCGAAGACCTGTTCAGCGAGTACACCGCCGAGGGTGAGTACGCATGA
- a CDS encoding O-methyltransferase: MADVLSDDIDRFVLAMTPDPDETLIEMDEYAAAEGFPHVGADVGSALRLFARMTDAERIFEFGSGYGYSAYWLAEALPEEGEIVLTEVDEDELELAREYMAAGGYDGLARYELGDAMETIDRYDGPFDLVLIDHQKERYADAFEAVRPTVPVGGVVVADNAITASAVEFDDLLEWIDGDSPVETNEHTRGVIDYLETVRADSAFETMVLPLGEGIAVSYRVE; encoded by the coding sequence ATGGCCGACGTGCTATCAGACGACATCGACCGGTTCGTCCTGGCGATGACACCGGACCCGGACGAGACGCTGATCGAGATGGACGAGTACGCCGCCGCGGAGGGATTCCCCCACGTGGGCGCGGACGTCGGGTCCGCGTTACGGCTGTTCGCTCGCATGACCGACGCCGAACGGATCTTCGAGTTCGGATCGGGCTACGGCTACTCCGCCTACTGGCTCGCCGAGGCCCTCCCCGAGGAGGGCGAGATCGTCCTCACGGAGGTCGACGAGGACGAACTCGAGCTCGCCCGCGAGTACATGGCCGCGGGCGGCTACGACGGACTCGCGCGATACGAACTCGGCGACGCGATGGAGACGATCGACCGCTACGACGGGCCGTTCGACCTCGTGCTGATCGACCATCAGAAAGAGCGCTATGCGGACGCGTTCGAGGCCGTCCGTCCGACCGTTCCCGTCGGGGGCGTCGTCGTCGCCGACAACGCGATCACGGCCAGCGCCGTCGAATTCGACGACCTGCTCGAGTGGATCGACGGCGACTCGCCGGTCGAGACCAACGAACACACGCGGGGCGTCATCGACTACCTCGAGACCGTTCGGGCCGACTCGGCCTTCGAGACGATGGTCCTCCCGCTCGGCGAAGGGATCGCGGTCAGTTATCGCGTCGAGTAG
- a CDS encoding PAS domain S-box protein — protein MTERVEPPEPAPWCGDDDRAALEWYQTLVGTVSGGVFQLDGDDRIVAIDETLLELTGFTREALYGEHVSLLLGETGVEALDGDSPGGVTSVESPIRTATGGTIPCELRFGTVPAVDGRRGSIGIVRELDADSRTPAALESDPYPSLEPITTVLEEADVGVFVLDDEFDVVWINDAIERYFGLDATAVIGRDKTRLIDETIRHRVADSDRFADIVTETYETNSDSERFELRVTPGETREERWLEHRSKPIESGPYAGGRIELYYDVTDQRRRAYQLRRLNEAVREWLGTSTREAVAEQACRDLLDILDLEINGVYLHEPEAAALEPAACSEPAAALFDEVPTFGEGEGIAWRVFESGDPVISDDVTAEQDVYNPETPIRSEICLPIGDHGVVIIGSEERDTFDEGDLSLAKVVASSLEATFDRIHHERNLERERTQTEKLLQTVPVAISVEDADGETLLANRYVQAATGLGDREPLGETELLAERNVVDADGEPIDPENGPSARVRATGEAVRDETFAIEGPSGERTWFSVTAVPVFGPDGSLERVVSAGEDVTALKEQERRLERQKHELETELSEILGRVSDAFYALDDEWRFTHVNDRAAELLGYDATALVGEDIWETFPSGARSDLADRYHEAMETQNPVLWERYSGSLDIWMEIQAYPSETGLSVYFRDISDRKQRERQLEQYERIIETIEDGIYVLDEDSRFTMVNDAYVALTGYDRDELLGSHASLVVEEPVMELAQKVAVDESDEPTIETEIETKSGEQRPIEATVTSVTSDGAGRERIGVVRDVTERKERQRRLEESNERLEQFAYAASHDLQEPLRMVTSYLQLIDNRYADDLDADGREFIDFAVDGAERMREMIDGLLEYSRVETQGDPLEPVDLEEILDDVRADLQFTIDESDAEITVESLPRVAGDASQLRQVFQNLLANAIEYSGDEPPRVRVSAERTGRDWEIAVRDDGIGIDPENQNRIFQVFQRLHSREDHAGTGIGLALCHRIVERHGGEIRVDSEPGEGSTFTVALPAAAAAT, from the coding sequence ATGACCGAACGGGTGGAACCGCCGGAGCCAGCCCCATGGTGTGGCGACGACGACCGGGCGGCGCTCGAGTGGTACCAGACGCTCGTCGGGACGGTTTCGGGCGGCGTGTTCCAGCTGGACGGCGACGATCGGATCGTCGCCATCGACGAGACGCTCCTCGAGCTGACGGGCTTTACCCGTGAAGCGCTTTACGGCGAACACGTCTCGCTGCTGCTCGGTGAGACCGGCGTCGAGGCGCTCGACGGGGACTCGCCGGGCGGCGTCACGTCGGTCGAGAGCCCGATTCGGACGGCCACCGGTGGCACGATTCCCTGCGAACTGCGGTTCGGAACGGTCCCGGCCGTCGACGGCCGACGGGGCTCGATCGGTATCGTCCGCGAACTGGACGCCGACTCGCGGACGCCGGCGGCGCTCGAGTCGGACCCCTACCCGTCGCTCGAACCGATCACGACAGTGCTCGAAGAGGCCGACGTCGGCGTCTTCGTCCTCGACGACGAGTTCGACGTCGTCTGGATAAACGACGCTATCGAGCGCTACTTCGGGCTCGACGCGACGGCCGTGATCGGTCGAGACAAGACCCGATTGATCGACGAAACGATCCGCCATCGAGTCGCGGATTCGGATCGGTTCGCCGACATCGTCACCGAGACCTACGAAACGAATAGCGACTCGGAGCGGTTCGAACTTCGCGTGACGCCGGGGGAAACCCGCGAGGAACGGTGGCTCGAACACCGGAGCAAACCGATCGAGTCAGGGCCGTACGCGGGCGGTCGGATCGAGCTCTACTACGACGTGACCGACCAGCGCCGACGCGCGTACCAGCTCCGCCGGTTGAACGAAGCCGTTCGCGAGTGGCTCGGGACCAGTACGCGCGAAGCGGTCGCCGAGCAGGCCTGTCGCGACCTCCTCGATATCCTCGACCTCGAGATCAACGGCGTCTATCTCCACGAGCCGGAGGCGGCCGCGCTCGAACCGGCCGCCTGCTCGGAGCCGGCCGCGGCCCTGTTCGACGAAGTCCCGACGTTCGGGGAAGGCGAGGGAATCGCGTGGCGCGTGTTCGAGTCCGGCGACCCGGTGATCTCCGACGACGTCACGGCCGAGCAGGACGTCTACAACCCGGAGACGCCGATCCGAAGCGAGATCTGCCTGCCGATTGGCGATCACGGCGTCGTCATCATCGGCTCCGAGGAGCGCGATACGTTCGACGAGGGCGATCTCTCGCTCGCGAAGGTCGTCGCCTCGAGTCTGGAGGCGACCTTCGATCGGATCCACCACGAGCGCAACCTCGAGCGCGAACGGACCCAGACGGAGAAGCTCCTCCAGACCGTTCCAGTCGCGATTTCCGTCGAGGACGCCGACGGCGAGACCCTGTTGGCGAACCGATACGTACAGGCGGCGACCGGGTTGGGCGACCGCGAGCCGCTCGGTGAGACCGAGTTGCTCGCCGAGCGGAACGTCGTCGACGCCGACGGCGAACCGATCGACCCCGAGAACGGCCCCTCGGCACGCGTCAGGGCGACCGGCGAGGCGGTCCGCGACGAGACGTTCGCGATCGAGGGGCCGTCAGGCGAGCGGACGTGGTTCTCCGTCACCGCCGTCCCCGTGTTCGGCCCCGACGGCTCGCTCGAGCGGGTCGTCTCGGCCGGCGAGGACGTCACGGCGCTCAAAGAACAGGAACGTCGGCTCGAGCGGCAGAAACACGAACTCGAGACCGAACTGAGCGAGATTCTCGGTCGCGTCTCCGACGCGTTCTACGCGCTCGACGACGAGTGGCGGTTCACGCACGTCAACGACCGTGCCGCGGAGCTGCTGGGATACGACGCGACGGCCCTCGTCGGCGAAGACATCTGGGAGACGTTCCCCAGCGGCGCGCGCTCCGATCTCGCCGACCGCTATCACGAGGCGATGGAGACCCAGAACCCCGTCTTGTGGGAGCGCTACTCAGGCTCGCTCGACATCTGGATGGAGATACAGGCCTATCCCTCCGAGACGGGACTGTCGGTCTACTTCCGGGATATCTCCGATCGGAAGCAACGCGAGCGACAACTCGAGCAGTACGAACGGATCATCGAAACCATCGAGGACGGCATCTACGTGCTCGACGAGGACAGCCGGTTCACGATGGTCAACGATGCGTACGTGGCCCTCACCGGATACGACCGCGACGAGTTGCTCGGGAGCCACGCCTCGCTCGTCGTCGAGGAACCGGTGATGGAACTCGCCCAGAAGGTCGCCGTCGACGAGAGCGACGAGCCGACGATAGAGACCGAAATCGAGACGAAATCCGGCGAGCAGCGCCCGATAGAGGCGACGGTGACCTCGGTCACGTCCGACGGTGCCGGGCGCGAACGGATCGGCGTCGTCCGCGACGTCACCGAACGCAAGGAGCGCCAGCGCAGGCTCGAGGAATCCAACGAGCGGTTAGAGCAGTTCGCCTACGCCGCCTCCCACGATCTGCAGGAACCGCTCCGGATGGTCACGAGCTACCTCCAGTTGATCGACAACCGCTACGCCGACGATCTCGACGCGGACGGCCGGGAGTTCATCGACTTCGCCGTCGACGGTGCCGAGCGCATGCGCGAGATGATCGACGGCCTGCTCGAGTACTCCCGCGTCGAAACGCAGGGCGACCCACTCGAGCCCGTCGACCTCGAGGAGATTCTCGACGACGTCCGCGCCGACCTCCAGTTTACGATCGACGAGAGCGACGCCGAGATCACGGTGGAGTCGCTCCCGCGGGTCGCCGGCGACGCGAGCCAACTCCGACAGGTGTTCCAGAACCTGCTCGCGAACGCGATCGAGTACAGCGGCGACGAGCCACCGCGCGTTCGCGTCAGCGCCGAGCGGACGGGCCGTGATTGGGAGATCGCGGTTCGGGACGACGGAATCGGCATCGATCCCGAGAACCAGAACCGGATCTTTCAGGTGTTCCAGCGACTCCACAGCCGCGAGGACCACGCCGGCACGGGGATCGGGCTCGCGCTCTGTCACCGGATCGTCGAGCGCCACGGCGGCGAGATCCGCGTCGACTCCGAACCCGGCGAGGGATCGACGTTCACGGTTGCCCTGCCGGCCGCAGCGGCGGCGACGTAG
- a CDS encoding mechanosensitive ion channel family protein, whose protein sequence is MIPPYPAQAQVPEWLQDPIAQLVTFLPRIIGALVILFIGWIIGRLAAGVVRRIADGVELDRMVLETPLGRILGGTERAVSSAFGSLAKWFVYGLAILAAANALAIATLSQWISTAVSYLPAFIAGLLVITFGFVVADFIGDAIERTRAATETAYTSWFANGARMFLYFTAIVIGLDTMGIDVGILYVFARALAWGLGAAIAIGAGVAFGWGGKDYVSENIDRWMSRTSEVGPSESEAAGRQSRSSDRTGSSPSTDRERGSEPGPGPSDDD, encoded by the coding sequence ATGATACCACCGTACCCCGCTCAAGCACAGGTTCCCGAGTGGCTACAGGATCCGATCGCACAGCTAGTGACGTTCCTCCCACGAATCATCGGCGCGCTGGTGATCCTCTTTATCGGCTGGATCATCGGTCGGCTGGCCGCCGGCGTCGTTCGGCGGATCGCCGACGGCGTCGAACTCGACCGAATGGTCCTCGAGACGCCGCTCGGGCGGATACTCGGCGGCACTGAACGGGCGGTCTCGAGCGCCTTCGGTTCGCTAGCGAAGTGGTTCGTCTACGGTCTCGCGATCCTCGCGGCCGCGAACGCGCTCGCGATCGCGACGCTGTCGCAGTGGATCTCGACGGCGGTCTCGTACCTGCCGGCGTTCATCGCGGGGCTGCTCGTCATCACGTTCGGGTTCGTGGTCGCCGACTTCATCGGCGACGCCATCGAACGGACTCGCGCGGCGACCGAGACCGCGTACACCTCCTGGTTCGCTAACGGCGCGCGGATGTTCCTCTACTTCACGGCGATCGTCATCGGCCTCGACACGATGGGGATCGACGTCGGCATCCTCTACGTGTTCGCGCGAGCGCTCGCGTGGGGACTCGGCGCAGCCATCGCCATCGGCGCGGGCGTCGCCTTCGGCTGGGGCGGCAAGGACTACGTCTCCGAGAACATCGACCGCTGGATGAGCCGGACGAGCGAGGTCGGCCCGAGCGAGAGCGAGGCTGCCGGCCGCCAGTCTCGAAGCAGCGACCGCACCGGGAGCAGCCCGAGCACCGATCGCGAGCGCGGCTCCGAGCCCGGTCCCGGACCGAGCGACGACGACTGA
- a CDS encoding creatininase family protein: protein MYLADEAWPDLESYFESESLALVPLGSTEQHGPHLPEATDHLIAEAFAREAADRTGYLCTPTVTIGVSGHHRQFHGTMWVEPPVFREYVASLTRNLTSHGIDRVIYVNAHGGNVPHLREVGARLRQEEVAYAIEWMWNDSIPDLVDDLFEQNGPHGGPKETSMIQYLEPALVHDDRVRDARDGGVPSVDAAETVKHGSRTFYDAADNTENGVLGDQTDASAEKGERLFEAATDQLVQLCEWLDEQPFEDLLPKDHV from the coding sequence ATGTATCTCGCCGACGAGGCGTGGCCGGACCTCGAGTCGTACTTCGAATCGGAATCGCTCGCGCTGGTCCCGCTCGGATCGACGGAACAGCACGGACCGCACCTGCCGGAGGCGACCGACCACCTGATCGCCGAGGCGTTCGCGCGCGAGGCCGCCGACCGAACGGGCTATCTCTGCACGCCGACCGTAACGATCGGCGTCAGCGGCCACCACCGACAGTTCCACGGAACGATGTGGGTCGAGCCGCCGGTGTTCAGGGAGTACGTCGCGTCGCTGACGCGGAACCTCACGTCGCACGGCATCGATCGGGTGATCTACGTCAACGCCCACGGCGGGAACGTCCCGCACCTGCGGGAGGTCGGGGCGCGACTCAGGCAGGAGGAGGTCGCCTACGCGATCGAGTGGATGTGGAACGATTCGATCCCGGACCTCGTCGACGACCTGTTCGAGCAGAACGGCCCCCACGGCGGGCCGAAGGAGACCTCGATGATCCAGTACCTCGAGCCGGCGCTGGTCCACGACGACCGCGTCCGGGACGCAAGAGACGGCGGGGTCCCGAGCGTCGACGCGGCCGAGACCGTCAAGCACGGTTCGCGGACGTTCTACGACGCGGCGGACAATACCGAGAACGGCGTTCTGGGCGATCAGACGGACGCGTCGGCGGAGAAAGGCGAACGGCTGTTCGAGGCGGCGACCGACCAGCTCGTCCAGCTGTGTGAGTGGCTCGACGAGCAGCCGTTCGAGGATCTGCTTCCGAAAGACCACGTCTAG
- the nikR gene encoding nickel-responsive transcriptional regulator NikR, protein MAVVSVSMPDELLERLDQFAEEHGYTGRSEVVREASRNLLGEFEDTRLEDRDLMGIVTVLFDYETTSVEERMMHLRHEHEDLVASNFHSHVGDHYCMELFVLEGELEDISAFVGKIRATKDALTVDYSVIPVDSFDPLAQG, encoded by the coding sequence ATGGCAGTCGTCAGCGTCTCGATGCCGGACGAACTCCTCGAGCGACTCGATCAGTTCGCCGAGGAGCACGGCTACACCGGTCGAAGCGAAGTCGTCAGGGAAGCCTCCCGAAACCTCCTCGGGGAGTTCGAGGACACCCGACTCGAGGACCGGGATCTGATGGGAATCGTCACCGTCCTCTTCGATTACGAGACCACGAGCGTCGAGGAACGGATGATGCACCTGCGCCACGAACACGAGGACCTCGTTGCGTCGAACTTTCACAGTCACGTCGGCGACCACTACTGCATGGAGCTGTTCGTCCTCGAGGGCGAACTCGAGGACATCTCGGCGTTCGTCGGCAAGATCCGAGCGACCAAGGACGCGCTGACCGTCGACTACTCCGTGATCCCGGTCGATAGCTTCGACCCCCTCGCGCAGGGGTAG
- a CDS encoding cupin domain-containing protein codes for MSYRKVNYEAVEQVSSAMHFLSDPLETEQVGVTVARCDPGWNSKPHDHTENAHEEVYVLIEGEATVVVDDEPVAMETGDALWIPPDSTRQIRNGDRESAFVLVSAPSIADDDGDGDEWLLSGFAG; via the coding sequence ATGTCATACCGGAAGGTCAACTACGAGGCGGTCGAGCAGGTCTCGAGTGCGATGCACTTTCTCAGCGACCCGCTCGAGACCGAACAGGTCGGAGTAACGGTGGCCCGCTGCGATCCGGGCTGGAACAGCAAACCGCACGACCACACCGAGAACGCACACGAGGAGGTGTACGTCCTGATCGAGGGGGAAGCCACGGTCGTCGTCGACGACGAACCGGTGGCCATGGAGACCGGCGACGCGCTGTGGATCCCGCCCGACTCGACGCGCCAGATCCGCAACGGCGACCGCGAGAGCGCGTTCGTCCTCGTGAGCGCGCCGAGTATCGCGGACGACGACGGCGACGGCGACGAGTGGCTCCTCTCCGGGTTCGCGGGATAG